Proteins from a genomic interval of Candidatus Sulfotelmatobacter sp.:
- the thpR gene encoding RNA 2',3'-cyclic phosphodiesterase: MRIFLAVFPPLATRKLAATVIEKLRRPGDHVSWVAPENLHFTLRFIGEVGDDGLRCIEEAAREAAAAHRAFGVALGPPGAFPTAKRARVLWLGLQQGTEPFVRLAGSLEDALAKRGWEPESRDFSAHLTLGRVREPGFDWTPALTRIVAPEGPDARFAVEAIDVVESQLSRGGSIYTVRSRAPLAT; the protein is encoded by the coding sequence GTGCGGATTTTTCTCGCCGTGTTCCCGCCGCTCGCCACCCGGAAGCTTGCCGCGACCGTGATCGAGAAGCTGCGGCGGCCGGGCGACCACGTCTCGTGGGTCGCGCCCGAGAATCTCCACTTCACGCTGCGCTTCATCGGCGAGGTCGGGGACGACGGTCTTCGCTGCATCGAGGAGGCGGCCCGCGAGGCGGCAGCGGCCCATCGCGCGTTCGGCGTCGCATTGGGGCCGCCCGGCGCCTTTCCCACCGCGAAGCGCGCGCGCGTGCTATGGCTCGGACTCCAGCAGGGAACCGAACCGTTCGTGCGGCTGGCCGGTTCGCTCGAAGACGCGCTGGCGAAACGCGGATGGGAGCCCGAATCCCGCGATTTCTCGGCGCACCTGACGCTCGGCCGCGTGCGCGAGCCCGGCTTCGACTGGACGCCGGCGCTGACGCGAATCGTGGCTCCCGAAGGCCCCGACGCGCGCTTCGCCGTCGAGGCGATCGACGTGGTCGAGAGCCAGCTCTCGCGTGGCGGCTCGATCTACACCGTGCGCTCGCGCGCGCCGCTCGCCACCTGA
- a CDS encoding competence/damage-inducible protein A → MRIEIITVGNEVLSGRTLDTNFAFLARALEEASVQVIWHTTVGDTAEGIGAALRQALDRADAVVMTGGLGPTPDDLTRKAVASVLRRPLQLDEQVLSSIRARVKRYARKMPSSIETQALLPRGAEAWPNRLGTAPGILVVHRDKPVILLPGVPAEMEGLALEHLVPYLRERSGLTVECFTLRTYGSFESQLHERIGTLPQNWPNASLAYLPSYFGVDLRVTVAGEDADAVRAVAERAHAELSARVKPVIYAEGSESMEQIVGAALLERGWKIALAESCTGGLLAKRLTDTPGSSRYVDRGFVTYSNVAKVQSIGVKEADLAAHGAVSAPIAEQMARGARERAGVEVGIGITGIAGPDGGSEEKPVGLVFIAVSSPLGEAVRRFQFAGTRSTIRERSAQAALDLVRRQLQSQPLEAKLE, encoded by the coding sequence GCGCGCTCGAAGAGGCCAGCGTTCAGGTGATCTGGCACACCACGGTCGGCGACACCGCCGAGGGGATCGGCGCGGCGCTGCGCCAGGCGCTGGATCGCGCCGACGCGGTGGTGATGACCGGTGGCCTCGGCCCCACGCCCGACGACCTCACACGCAAGGCGGTCGCGAGCGTGCTGCGCCGCCCGCTCCAGCTCGACGAGCAGGTGCTCTCCAGCATTCGCGCGCGCGTCAAGCGCTACGCGCGCAAGATGCCTTCGTCGATCGAGACCCAGGCACTGCTGCCGCGCGGCGCCGAGGCGTGGCCCAACCGGCTCGGCACCGCGCCCGGAATTCTGGTGGTGCATCGCGACAAGCCGGTGATCCTGCTGCCCGGTGTGCCCGCCGAGATGGAAGGGCTGGCGCTCGAGCACCTGGTGCCGTATCTCCGCGAGAGGAGCGGGCTCACCGTCGAGTGTTTCACGCTCCGCACCTACGGATCCTTCGAGTCGCAGCTCCACGAAAGAATCGGCACGCTGCCGCAGAACTGGCCCAACGCCTCGCTGGCCTATCTGCCGAGCTACTTCGGCGTGGACCTGCGCGTGACGGTGGCGGGCGAGGACGCCGACGCGGTGCGCGCGGTGGCGGAACGCGCACACGCCGAACTCTCCGCGCGCGTGAAGCCGGTCATCTACGCGGAAGGCAGCGAGAGCATGGAACAGATCGTGGGCGCGGCGCTGCTCGAGCGCGGTTGGAAGATCGCGCTGGCCGAATCCTGCACCGGCGGCCTGCTGGCCAAGCGTCTCACCGACACGCCCGGCTCCTCGCGCTACGTCGATCGCGGATTCGTCACCTACTCCAACGTCGCGAAGGTTCAGTCGATTGGGGTCAAGGAGGCCGACCTCGCCGCGCACGGGGCGGTGAGCGCTCCGATCGCGGAGCAGATGGCCCGTGGCGCCCGCGAGCGCGCTGGTGTCGAGGTCGGGATCGGCATCACCGGCATCGCCGGCCCGGACGGAGGTAGCGAGGAGAAGCCGGTGGGATTGGTGTTCATCGCAGTTTCCTCGCCGCTCGGGGAGGCGGTGCGGCGATTCCAATTCGCGGGCACGCGCAGCACCATCCGCGAGCGCAGCGCTCAGGCGGCGCTCGACCTGGTGCGGCGCCAGCTCCAGTCCCAGCCGCTCGAAGCCAAGCTCGAATAG